In Xiphophorus maculatus strain JP 163 A chromosome 2, X_maculatus-5.0-male, whole genome shotgun sequence, one genomic interval encodes:
- the tinf2 gene encoding TERF1-interacting nuclear factor 2: MAVHQVVSGGTEPDLRPLNLEDSRRLRVLSAQALSIVRNRDVQNFETVMAFLDATHRLLPGLIPAIKHMKIQFGLKTMVVMRMLREGRGTVHIVSSIIRFFPNKLPQYEDQCNQREMFLMRKNQADFRRLAQNLAFTKERLQDYLKGDMEERYGERYAQKVEQRLLVYLQELRRALSADTCSGRTGPNQPQPGLITLTQMMNKQHPEDEEETSSPSLAGRKLLLCDARPSETSQQGRPGPDWILQVGSGSSPDVGEPHGPEDRTGPGTVEEEDVPPSPQFCSKHQRWMDNFLRGCAEDDPPPVPSDPTWLPSDPTPVSSDPTPVSSSDQTPSDLVSPLPRTSEGSDGPVLLVPVVRLEDVSRGLGSNLSQPVSAILVKAAHCGSGSGSWARRRSVDQNVLEPASSGPVLGGQTVPSSDLQNRASQVPTDPAQQGVHQNSIRIHRETQTSRTVQYRSQPGSPTGSRTSALLGRLQPCVVLTRLNAKQCCSFSNQEVRPGPARRPSRDPDYRPHVNRKRFLSEVRRVRRFRFPLRKGRRVQTEPGRFWF, from the exons CTGGACGCGACGCACCGCCTGCTACCCGGGCTGATTCCCGCCATCAAACACATGAAGATCCAGTTCGGTCTGAAGACCATG GTCGTCATGCGGATGCTGAGGGAAGGCAGAGGGACGGTCCACATCGTGTCCAGTATCATCCGGTTCTTCCCCAACAAGCTGCCTCAGTATGAAGATCAGTGT AACCAGAGAGAAATGTTCCTGATGAGGAAGAACCAGGCCGACTTCAGACGCCTGGCCCAGAACCTGGCCTTCACCAAGGAGAGGCTGCAGGACTACTTGAAG GGTGACATGGAGGAACGCTACGGTGAGCGCTATGCCCAAAAGGTGGAGCAGCGACTGCTGGTTTACCTGCAGGAGCTGCGGAGGGCGCTATCTGCAGACACCTGCAGCGGCAGAACCGGGCCGAACCAACCCCAACCTGGTCTCATTACTCTGACTCAGATGATGAACAAGCAACAtcctgaggatgaggaggagacgAGCTCACCTTCATTAGCTGggaggaagctgctgctgtgtg ACGCTCGTCCCTCAGAGACGTCCCAGCAGGGACGGCCTGGGCCTGATTGGATCCTGCAGgtcggttctggttccagtCCAGATGTTGGGGAACCCCATGGTCCAGAGGACAGAACAGGACCAGGGacagtggaggaggaggacgtCCCTCCGTCCCCTCAGTTCTGCTCCAAGCACCAGCGCTGGATGGACAACTTCCTGAGAGGCTGTGCTGAGGACGACCCGCCCCCAGTTCCGTCCGACCCGACCTGGCTGCCATCTGACCCGACCCCGGTTTCGTCCGACCCGACCCCGGTTTCGTCCTCGGACCAGACGCCGTCGGACCTGGTCTCGCCTCTGCCCAGAACCTCAGAAGGTTCTGATGGACCCGTCCTGCTGGTTCCAGTGGTCCGGCTGGAGGACGTCTCGAGGGGACTCGGGTCCAATCTGTCTCAACCCGTCTCTGCGATTCTGGTCAAAGCAGCTCACTGTGGTTCTGGTTCGGGTTCTTGGGCCCGCCGGAGATCGGTGGACCAAAACGTCCTGGAGCCTGCAAGTTCTGGCCCGGTTCTGGGAGGACAGACTGTCCCTTCCTCTGACCTACAGAACCGGGCCTCACAGGTTCCGACTGACCCAGCTCAGCAAGGTGTCCATCAGAACTCCATCAGAATCCATCGTGAAacccaaaccagcagaaccgtTCAGTACAGATCCCAACCAGGTTCTCCTACCGGCTCCAGAACCTCAGCCCTTCTGGGCCGCTTGCAGCCGTGTGTGGTTCTGACCCGACTGAACGCCAAGCAGTGCTGCTCCTTTAGCAACCAGGAGgtccggcccggcccggcccgccGGCCCAGCAGAGATCCAGACTACCGGCCTCACGTCAACAGGAAGAGATTCCTGTCGGAGGTCCGGAGGGTCCGGAGGTTCCGGTTCCCTCTGAGGAAGGGAAGGAGAGTCCAAACGGAACCGggccggttctggttctag